GGTTGAGCCACGTCGCTACCGTCGCGGTCGATGCCATCGTCGGGTTGGGCAGCCGCCGCATCAGCTCCGATACGTACGCGGTCTGCACGCCGATCGAGACGACCCACACCGCGAAGAACACCAGCGAAATACAAGGCACGCCGGGGATGACGAGGGACGTCAGCGCCGTCGGCGAGGGCGAAATGCCGCCCGCCGAAGCGAACGCCATCAGTTCCAGCCCGTTCCCCACCACTGCCGACCAGCGCGCCCAGCCCCGCAGCCGCAGGCGAGAGACCAGCGTGTGCTCGCTCGTAACCTGCCACCAGCCCCACGTAGACATTGAGATCGCGATGAGCGCCGTCACGATCATCGCGCCGATCGCCAAGTTGTCATTCGCCTGGCCGGCAACGCTGACCACGAACAGGAAGATGGCCCCCAGCAGCCGCACCGCCAATCCCAGCACCACCCACAAAAGCCCGCCGCTCAGCCGCTCCAGGTAGTCCCGCCCCGCGAACCGCAAATACCCGCCCATCAGCGACTGCGACGCCGGCGTGCCGCACTCCGGGCACATCGAACTCGCGCTCAACCCCCGCAACGTGTACCCGCACGACAGGCACGGCACATCCCGCGTGATCGACCCGTCCCCCACATGCGGCGGCGGCTCCGGCGGCGGCTGACGGCTCTGCGCCAGCTCCTGGTACATCGTGAGCACGGGCGTCCCGCACCCCGGGCACGCCGCGCGGTAGCTCACCCCCTTGAGGTCCCACCCGCAGTTGCGGCAGTGCCGCGGGTTCTCAGCGTCCATCGCCGCCCCCCGCGCTTACCTTCTCAGTGGTGGTGCCCGCCGCCCTTGCCCGCGCGCACATCATCGATCGCCTTCAGAATCCCCTCGGGCGTCACGTCCTCGTACAGCTTCTCGCCGATGAGGGCCGCGGGGGCCGTGCCGCAGGAGCCCAGGCACTCGAGCTCGATCAGCGTGAACTCGCCGTCATCAGTGGTCTCGCCCACGTCGATGCCGAGCTTGTTTCGGATGGCGTCGGTGATCTTCTGCTGCCCGCAGAACTCGCACGCGATCGACCGGCAGACCTGGATGAGGTGCCGCCCGCGGGGCTTGAGCCAGTACTCCTCGTAGAAGCTGGCGGTGTCGTACACCTGCGAGGGCTCGATCTTCAGGAACTCGCCGATCTCCAGCATCGCCTGCGGCGGGATCCACCCGTACGCGTGCTGCACCGCGTGCAGGCACGGCAGCAGGGCCGCCAGGCGCGTCTCGTACCGCGGCAGCACCGTCTCGGTGAGCTTCTTCTGCATCGCCGCCGTCAGGTACGGCTCCGCCCGCCGCTCCACCTTCATCATGCCCGAGTTCTTGGTGATCCACGCCATAGGCGGGCATGGTAGGAACCCCGACCGTAAGGGAGGGACACCGCCGCGCCTCGCGGCGGTCCGCTCCGCATGCCATCCGCCCCACGCCCGCGAAGCGCGGGCGTATCGCTCCCTTACGGTCGCGGTTCCTATTGCTCACCTACACACAACTCTGTACCTTGCACATCACTCAGAAGGAGCACACCATGAGCAAGTCCGGCACCCCCAACTCCAAAGGTCTCGGCGGCGCCAAGAAGCCCACCGGCATCGCAGGCGCGGTGAAGAAAATCACCACCGCCGTCAGCAAGGGCAAGGCCCCCACGCCCCCCAAGGCCCCCGCCTTCAAGCAGGCCGAGGTCAAGAGCACCGCTCGCCTCAAGCCCGCCTCGCCCATCATCGGCACCCGCGGCAACACCAGCGTCAACGGCCCCGCCATCGAGAAGGACCGCATGAAGGACCGCGTCAAGAAGGCCGGCCTGGGCGGCCTCTGATTTCTTGGGTACCCCGCCGCTCCGCGGCGGCTCTTCGCTAGCGCGGCCAATCATCAGAGCCGATCTCGCCAGCGATCCACACCGATCGCTCGCGCGATCGGCTCTTTCCTGCGCCGAGCCATCACTCCACCGGCGCCCACTCCTTCCCCCGCAGTTGCTTCAGCCGCCGCACCACCGCCCCCACCAGCCGCGCTTCGCGCTCCTTGTCCCCCCCGAACCGCCCGATGGTGGCCGACACCGTCAGCACCTCCCCGCCCGCCCGTTCCACCACCAGCTCCCCCGGCTCATCGCTCACCGTCCGCAGGCTGTACACCATCCGCGACCGCGACCGGCGCGGCGGCCCATCCAGCGCCACCTCCGCGCTCTTGACCGCCACCTCCACCGCCGCGTCCACGTCGTCCCAGTCCGCGAGCACCGTCCGCGGCCCCGGCGGACCAGCCGGCTCCAGCGATGCGCACCCCGGCTGACCCACAGCAATTAGGGTTAGCACCCACCAACCACAAACCAAACAAAGCCGCCTCCCCTGAGTGTGCATGTCCCTATCATAAAGATCACGCCCCGGGGCTGCCCGGGACGCCCGCGCCGGGTTCGGCGAACCGGGAGCACCCAGCGTTGGAAGTCAGTATCCGTGTCCCCTCCGGCTCCGAGCGCGTCGCCGTGCTCGGCTCGGCCGAGCGAAACCTCAAGATGATCCGCGAAGGGCTTGGCGTCGGCGTGATCGCCCGCGAGGGCAGCGTCCGCATCTCCGGCTCCAAGCAGGCCGTGACCGCCGCGCGCCGGGTCATCGAGCGCCTCACCGAGGCCGCTTCCGGTGAGCCGCTGGACCGCCAGCGGGTGCTCGACCTGATCGCCGAGGAATCCGGCGAGAACAAGAAGGCCCCCCGCGGCTGGGAAGTCGCCGCCAACGGCGAGACCAACGACGTCTACCACCCCGAGGAGTGGGACGGTCACCTCAACGTCTACTCCGGCGGCAAGGCCCTCAAGCCCCGCACGCCCAACCAGGAGAAGTACCTCGAGGCCATCCGCACCAACGACCTCGTGTTCGGCATCGGCCCCGCCGGCACCGGCAAGACCTACCTCGCCGTCGCCGCGGCCGTGCACCTGCTCAAGACCGGTCGCGTGCGCCGCGTCGTGCTCGCACGCCCCGCGGTCGAAGCGGGCGAGAAGCTCGGCTTCCTCCCCGGCGATCTGCGCGAGAAGGTCAACCCCTACCTCCGCCCGCTCTTTGACGCCCTCAACGACATGATGGAC
The sequence above is drawn from the Phycisphaerales bacterium genome and encodes:
- the nuoE gene encoding NADH-quinone oxidoreductase subunit NuoE → MAWITKNSGMMKVERRAEPYLTAAMQKKLTETVLPRYETRLAALLPCLHAVQHAYGWIPPQAMLEIGEFLKIEPSQVYDTASFYEEYWLKPRGRHLIQVCRSIACEFCGQQKITDAIRNKLGIDVGETTDDGEFTLIELECLGSCGTAPAALIGEKLYEDVTPEGILKAIDDVRAGKGGGHHH
- a CDS encoding PhoH family protein, with translation MEVSIRVPSGSERVAVLGSAERNLKMIREGLGVGVIAREGSVRISGSKQAVTAARRVIERLTEAASGEPLDRQRVLDLIAEESGENKKAPRGWEVAANGETNDVYHPEEWDGHLNVYSGGKALKPRTPNQEKYLEAIRTNDLVFGIGPAGTGKTYLAVAAAVHLLKTGRVRRVVLARPAVEAGEKLGFLPGDLREKVNPYLRPLFDALNDMMDYSTVARFLQSDVVEVVPLAFMRGRTLNNAVIILDEAQNTTRGQMLMFLTRMGQGSKMIVTGDVTQIDLPDPAESGLVDAARRLNRTRGVGFVQFEKEDVVRHDLVQRVIEAYGEDALSDNSARTRQRRKPVTDNPPTTPA